TGTAGCGCTCCGAGATAGTTTCTGTCGTTATCTGAACAGGAACTGGGGCGTGCGTGGCGGCCGCCTTGATCCTGTGGGTGAAGAGTTGGTTGCGCAATAGCAGGTGTTGCATTCCGGAGCATGGCCGGGATTTCACGCGGCGCTGACCGCATCTCTTTCGCAACGCTGCCTGCACCAACCCTGGTGACGCGACTTGTTGCACTGTCCGGGTCTTGATACAGGAGGGCGCTATATGCCGTTCGGCAATCTGGAGGCGGGCATCTGGCCTGCCGGCTTTCCACCGCTGCTGAGCTGGTGCGTGCTGGTTTCGGCCGCCGCCTTGCTTGGTCATCTGGTTCATCGCTTTACCGGCTATCCACGCATGCTGGGCTACACCATGGTCGGCCTGGTGGCCGGCTGGGTGGGGTTTGGTGACCTGCCCTGGCCTTTGCAGGGCAGTTCGGCGCTGCTGCTGGAGCTGGCCGTGGGCGCGAGCCTGTTGCTGGCTGCATCCCAAGTTTCCCTTCCCTGGCTGCTGCGTCAGCCCTGGCTGCTGCTGCAAAGCCTGGGCGAGTCGTTGTTGACTCTGGTGGTGGTGACCACCGCCTTGCTGGCGCTCGGCTGGGGCTGGGCCGTGGCGCTGGCCGTCGGCGTGATATCCATGGCGGCATCGCCGGCCGTACTGCTGCGCATTGCCGATGATTTGCGTGCCAGCGGTGCAGTGACGGATCGCAGTCTGCTGCTGGCAACCATCAGCACCTTGCTGGCGCTGCTGGGGGCGCTGGTGTTGACGGTAGTATTTGTTCCTGCCGCAGCTGCGGCGGGCGGCGGCCTGCAGTTCTCGGCTGCGGGACTGGGGCGTTTGCTGCTCAGCCTGCTGCTGACCCTGTTCTGGGCCTTGCTGGTCACGGCCGCTTTCTGGCCGGTGCTGCGTTGGCAGTCATCGCGCAGCGACAGCACGGCCTTCTATCTGCTCGCGGCCATGACTGCGGTCTGTCTGCTCGCCGAGCAATGGGGTGGTTCGGCTGCGCTGGGCTTTATGGTGGCCGGGCTGATGCTGCGCAATCTCAGTCCCATGCCCTTGATCTGGCCGCAGGCCTTTCAGGCGGCCAATGCCATGCTCAATCTGCTGATGTTTGTACTGGTTGCCAGTATGGCAGCCCAGGTCGGCATGTCGTTCGCTCTTGTTTCGGTAGTGGCTAGCGCTGTACTGGCACGGGCAGTTGGCAAATTTTCTGCGGTTTTGCTATTGGGACACGGTACGGCCATAGGATGGCGCAGGCAGTGGCCCGTGGCCTGCGGACAGTTTGCGCTCTCGGGTGTGGCCCTGCTTATGGTCTCTGCTCTGGTGTCGCAGTGGACTGCTTTCAATGCCAGCGTGGCCCAGCAGCTCGCGGCCATTGCCTTGCCCATGATTGCCTTGTGTGAGGTACTGGGTGTGCTGCTGGCTGCAACGGCGCTGTGGCGCAGTGGCGATGCCCATCGCGGCGTGGGCCGCGCAGCCTTGCAAAGAGGGGAGAGACGCCATGACGCATGAAGTCGAACACATTCAACCGGTAGCGGCAGAGGCCGGTGGTCTGGGCGAATTCGCGCCATCTCAGGCGCTGACGCTGGGCGTGGAGCTGGAGCTGCAGCTGCTCAACACCCATCACTACGACATGACGCCTTATGCGCCCGATATGCTGGCGCTGCTCAAGAACGCCAAGGTCCCGGGCTCCATCGTTCCGGAGGTGACGGCCAGCATGATCGAAATCTCGACCGGAATCTGTCGCGATGCACAGGACGCGTATGAGCAATTGGCTGTCACGCGCGATGCCCTGGTCAAGGCGGCTGACCGGCTCAATATCGCGCTGGCCGGTGGCGGTACGCACCCGTTTCAGCAATGGCATCAGCAGCGTATTTACGACAAGCCGCGCTTCAAGGAGCTGACGGCGCTGTACGGCTATCTGACCAAGCAGTTCACCATCTTCGGCCAGCATGTACATGTGGGCTGTCCCAGTGCCGATGATGCGCTGATGATGCTGCACCGGCTCTCGCGCTATATCCCGCATTTCATTGCACTGTCCGCATCCAGCCCCTTTGTGCAGGGGCAGGACACGGCGTTTGACTCCGCGCGCCTGAACTCGGTGTTCGCATTTCCACTCTCGGGGCGTGCGCCATTTGCCTTGCACTGGGAAGACTTCGAGCGCTACTTTGTCAAGATGGCTGCCACGGGCGTGATTCACAGCATGAAGGACTTTTACTGGGATATCCGTCCCAAGCCCGAGTTCGGTACCGTGGAGGTTCGTGTCTTCGATACGCCGCTGTCCATCCATCGCGCGGCGCAACTGGCGGCCTATGTTCAGGCACTGGGCGCCTGGTTCCTCAGTGAACAGCCCTTCGAGCCCAGCGAAGACGACTATCTGGTCTATACCTATAACCGCTTCCAGGCCTGCCGCTTTGGCCTGGACGGCACCTATGTGGACCCTGCCACCAGCGAGCAACTGCCGCTGCGCGAGCATATTGAGCAGACGCTGGGGCGTATCACCAGCCATGCGCCGGCATCCGGCAAGAGCGCTTTGCAGGAGCTGGCCCGGGTGCTGCAGGGCGGCAACGATGCGAGCTGGCTGCGCGAGAGCTATGCCCGGGTGCAGCAGTTGCCGGAGGTGGTGCGCCAGGCTTCGCTCAGATTCGCCGGCAGACCCTGACTGGCGTTGACATTATCGGCTCGGCGCAAGGCATTAAAGTTGCCAACACTTGAGAGTGGGTGGGAAGGCTTGAGTAAAGCCTGGACCAGACCTGCTTTGTTGATCCGCAGGTCCAGCTGTTCTCATCGCCTGAGCCAAGCGGCGCCTAGCTTTATCGGATATGAGCGATTTCATGGTTGCGACCGTCATCCTTGGCATGCTCTGCGTGCATCTGTTGTGTTTTGGCGTTCTGTTCATGTTGATCAGCCGCAGGCTGCCCGGCAGAAAAATGGGCATGGAGGTCTTTGCGCTGGGCAATCTGCTGCTTGGTTGTGCCTATATATTGCAGTTGCTGGGCGGCAAGCCTGGCTGGAGTGTGATGAGCCTCGTCAATCACACGCTGACGCTTTGTGCGCCGGTAGTGTATGTGCTGGGTGCGATGCGGTTTTTCAATCGGCCGACGCCGGTATGGCGTCCGTTGCTGATTTTGGCGCTAGCCTACAGTGCGGCTCAGGTGCTGGTGCAGTCTACGCTTGGTCTGGAGGCGCGTCAGGCCATGTTGGCTGCAGCATGCACTTTGCTGTTTCTCTGCATGACGATCACTTTGCTTTGGGGAACGCGCAGCTTTGCCAGGGATATGGCCGTGGAAATGGTGGTGTTTGCCATCCTGATCGCCGGCATATGTGTTCTCAATGCCATGAAGCTCATGCTGATTCTGCAGGGTGGATTGCAGGCCTTGGACATGAACAGCCGTTTCCAGATGGTGTTCTATATCTATATGTCCTTCCTTGGCACGGTGATTCCGCCAGGCGCTGTCTGGCTGGCGTTGCGCCGTCTCACCGACGAGCTGGGCAGCATGGCCGCGCAGGATCCGCTGACCAAGCTGCTCAATCGTCGTGGTTTGCTGGATGGGCTGGATGCGCATTTTGCAGTCAGGAAAGCCGCTCCGGTCCACCTCTTGATCGTGGACATTGACCATTTCAAGCGCATCAACGACAACTATGGGCACCAGTTTGGCGACAACGTGCTGTGTCGTGTGGCAGAAGCGATTCAGCAAAGCACGCGCAGGAGTGATCTGAAATGTCGTCTGGGCGGCGAGGAGTTTCTGGTTCTTTGCCCTGGCCTGAAGGGGGATGAGGTTTTGCAACTGGCCGAAAGAATACGTGCGGCGATTGCAGAAATCGCGATACCTGGCATCAGCCTGCACGGCTCTGTCACTTGCACGGCGACGATTGGTGTTTCCAATCCGTTCATCACTGCTCAAGCATTTGACATCACGCTGCAGCAGGCCGATGCGGCTCTTTATCGAGGCAAGAGCGCCGGGCGCAACCGCGTTCAGCGTGCGGACCCCGAATACCTTCTGCCTCGGGCGCCAGAAAGCAAGGCAAGAAGATCAAGCCTTTCCAACCGGGAAAGGGCCTGAAGACGCTCAGGCTGCAATCACCGTTACGGCATAACCCTTGCCGCTTGCAATCACCTCCAGCAGTCGATCGATATTGGGGTGAGCGCCGGGGCGTGCCTTGGCGTCTTCGGTGTGCTCTGCAAACAGCTGCAGACCTTCTTCGGCGGCGGCGACATTGATGCTGCCATGTTTTGCATAGAGCGCGTTGTAGACCGTGACAGAGCCGGCCTTGCCAGGCGCATTCGGAATGCTTGCGGCAAGCTTGCCGTCGGAGTCGATCAGCTGTAGCTCGGCGACATGGGCGATGGAGGGAAGTTGCTTGAGGTTGTCGGCAAAGGCCATGGTGTGCTCGCGATGGTCGCTGTGATGGAAGCCGCTATTGTGAGGCAGTCTGATGGCCTGTTCAGCTGTGGGCGCTGTTTTGCTCCAGCACCCGCAGCGCCTGCTGCATCTGCGCAAGCGTTGGCGCATATTCGGGCAACTCGGCAATTTCATCCATTTCGCGCTGCATCAGTTGCTGAACTTGTGCTGCAAGGTCCTGCCACTGCGCGGCGCTCATGAGGGCCTGCGCCGCCTGCAGCAAATCGGCTTTAGTCTCGTAGCACAGCGAAAGCTTGCGCACCACATTGAGGGCAAATGGCGGGCACAGCAGAATCTGAAACGCCGTGGAGCGTGCGAAGGCCCGATTGCTGTGGCCCTGCTTGCCATGGCGCAGGGCCAGCCAGCTGAGGCAGGCCGTGCTCAGATAGATCAGCGCGAGTGCGATCAGCTGCAGCAGTTCGGAATGCAGCACCAGCAAGGCGGCGGGAAGAGCGAGAAACAGCAGCGCAGCCAGAAAATACAGCGGCAGCGCAAAGGCCTTGAAGCTGCGGGCATGTGCCTCCACTGCCTTTGAAAATGCCGCGTCACCGGGCAGATGAATCCGCGTGGCGCTCCAGCGCTGCCGGTAGACGGGCTGGTGCAGTGCAAAAACAGGCAGCCATAGCAGGCGGTTCTGACGCAGCTCGAAGCCCCGGCTGGCCAACTGTGCCCGCCATCCCGAGCGTAGCGGGCGCAGCAAACCCTCTTCCGGCTTGAGCAGCAAGGCCGCGTCATAAAGATAGAATAGGACAATGGCCAGAACTACCTGCAGCTGCGTGGAGATCGTGAAGTACAAGACGGCTTTCGAGACAAGACAAACCCCGCGATCTTAGCGATGCGCGGGGCAGGGTTACAGGGGGTGAAGCCGTGACCGACCGACTGTTTTATTCTGCGGCTTTCTTGCGGCCAAACAATTTGCCTATGCCTGCGAACAGCGCGACCGCTGCGGCTGCAATGATCTTCCAGCCTGCAGCCAGAAAGCCTGCAATCGCACCCCACAGGCCTTTCTTTGTGGCCACTGCGGCAGCGCCGCCGAGCACCAATGCACCCAGGCCGATGGCGGCGACCTTGTCACCGTTCTTGAACTCGGCATAGGTCTGGCCGCTGTTGTAGTCGAAGCCGGCGAGTACCTTCTTGAATTCATCGGTGTTCTGGGCCAGTGTGGCCGTGTCGGAGACCAGGGTAGCAGTCATCACGCCGCTGCGACCCAGAATGCGCGAGGTGTAGTTGACATTCTTCTCGCCCGACTCGCCGCGCAGACGCAGACCCCATTCCAGTCGCTTGGTGGCTGTATCGTAATGTGGGGGAACCTGCCAGCCATCGGTGTACAGCGCTTCAAGACCCAGCTTCTTGCGTTGCTCGTTGCCGGCCTTGTCGCCTGACTGCATGGATTTGAGCAGGTCGTCGGCATCGATCTTTTCGTCGTCCTTCACGTAACCAGTGTCGTCATACGAGAACACGGCAAACCAGTCCAGCGATTTGGGGGCTATCAGAAAGTGATCGCTGCTGGGGGGGTTGCCAAATGCCTGCAACAGCTTGGAGGTGTCGGCCTCGCCGAGAAAGGCATAGCCCGATGGAATCTTGACGCTGGCCTTGTCGGCGATTTCTCCCTTGCCGCTTTCTTGCCAATGCAGGGCCTTGATTTCAGGAGGTAACTCCTGAGTGGCTTCTGTCTTGGCCCAGATGCCCAGAGAAATTGACAGGCCGAGAACGGCGGCCGCGATGGACTTGAACATTCAATGAACTCCCGTGTTATGAATATATTGAGGAAAGCTATTGGGAATAGCGAACTTGATTTCGCATACGCATTCGAATCATCTGTCGTTGATTCGCAGGTGAAGCATAACGCGGCTCAAACTGAGCTGACAAAAGTAGCAGGATCGATGGCGCAAAGCGTCAGTAATATTGGACAAAAAGCATGTTTTAAGGATTTTTCATGGAGATCGATCATATGCACAGTGCCATATCTTTCTTGCAGGGGCATGCCAATCTGGGCATGGGCAGCTGGCACCTTGGCCAGGGGCGTCGTGGCTGGGACGAGGAGAAAGCGGCCTTGCTCACCGGATTGCAACTCGGTCTGAGCGTGATCGACACCGCCGAGATGTATGGCGACGGCCTTTCCGAGGAACTGATTGGCGATGTGCTGCGCGACCTGCCGCCAAGCCGGCCCCGGCCTTTTCTGGTCAGCAAGGTGCTACCCATGCATGCCAGCCACAAGGGAGTGATGCGCGCGTTCGAGGCCAGTGCCCATAAGCTGGGAGTGGACTGTATCGACCTCTATCTGCTGCACTGGCGCGGCAATACGCCGCTGGCCGAGACGGTAGCTACGTTCGAGGACCTGAAGACGCAGGGCAAGATTCGCCATTGGGGCGTTTCCAACTTCGACACCGACGATATGCAGGAGCTGTGGCAAGTCCCGGGCGGACGCAACTGCGTGGTCAATCAGGTGCTCTACAACGTTTTCAGCCGTGGTATCGAATATGACTTGCTGCCCTGGTGTTTGAAGAACGGCGTGACCGTGATGGCGTATTGCCCGCTAGGACATGGTGAGCTGATCGAGCAAAGCTTGCTGGCCGAAATCGGTGCTCGCCATGGTGTCAGTGCCAGCGTGGTGGCTCTGGCCTGGGCGCTGCGCAGCGGCCATGTGCTGCCAATTCCCGAGAGCGGCTCGGCAGACCATATCCGAGACAACGTTTGCGCACTGAAACTCAGGCTCAGTGCGGAGGAGTTGGCACTGATCGACGCGGCCTCGCCCCCGCCGCGCTCCAAGCAGCCGCTGGACATTCTCTGAGCAAGGAGGGTGTTAGACGAGGTGGCGCTGCTGGCGCCTGCGCCACCACGGTCGCCAGCACCCTGACGTTCTCCGGATTTGCAGAGCGTTCCGGCTCCATCATGCTCGGCCGTGTTCTTACATGACCCGGGCTAGGCGCTGCCTGCGTTGACAGTGCTTGCGAGCCAGCTTGTCGATCGGCCTCATGTTTTGTCATATGCTAGATAGTTGACATATCACCTAGCTGAGAAAAAGAGACAACGTGGTGGAGCCTGTGACTAATCGGGGTCTGAACCCCTCATGGATCATCGTCGCTGCGGGCGTCAGTGCCTCGCTGCATGTGGGCAAGCTGCCGCCCGCCGTGCCCTTGCTGCAGCAGCAGCTGGGCGTGTCCCTGGTGCAGGCCGGATTTCTGCTCTCCACCGTTCAGGTGGCCGGCATGGTGCTGGGCCTGGTGGTCGGACTGGGCGCCGACAAATGGGGTCTGCGTCGCAGCTTGCTGATGGGACTGTTGCTGATGGCGCTGTCCAGCATGGTGGGTGCTGCGGCCACGGGCTTTGCCTGGTTGCTGGCGCTGCGCGCTATGGAAGGTCTGGGATTCTTGCTGGTCGCCATGCCTGCTCCAGGGCTGATTCGTCGCAGCGTCAAGCCGTCGGAACTGGGGGCGCGAATGGGCTGGTGGGGCTCTTATATGCCCATTGGCAGCGCCATGGGCTTGCTGCTTGGGCCTTGGGTGCTGCAGGCGACCAGTTGGCAGACCTGGTGGCTTGCGCTGGGTTGTACCTCCGCCTTGGCTGCCTATGCGGTATGGCGCATGGTGCCTGCGGATGCTGCTGCAACAGCAGCGGTGGCAGCCACTGCCGATGAAGGATGGCGTCCGCGTCTGGCGCTCACATTGCGCAGCCCCGGTCCCTGGCTGGTGTCGCTGGGCTTTATGGTGTATTCGGGTCAGTGGATGGGCATTGTCGGCTTTCTGCCCACGCTTTATTCGGAAGCAGGACTCAGTGCCAAGCTGGCAGGCCTGCTGACGGCCGTGGTCGCCGCCAGCAATATGCTGGGCAATGTGGCCGCTGGCAGGTTGTTGCACCGCGGCTGGAGTCCTGGGCGCTGCCTGCAGACTGGCTATGTGCTGATGGGGTTGATGGCGCTGCTGGCCTATGTGCAGATCGGAGGCGAACCTTTGGCGCCGCTGTGGCTACGCTTTGTGGCCGTGGCACTGTTCTCTGCGACGGGAGGCCTGATACCGGCGACCTTGTTCACAACGGCCATGCATCTGGCGCCCAGCCAGGCCACGGTGTCAACCACCGTGGGTTTCATGCAGCAATGGTCTTGCGTGGGGCAGTTTGCGGGTCCGCCGCTGGTGGCGGCCGTGGCCATGCAGATGGGCGGCTGGCAGTTCACATGGATGGTGACGGGCAGCATGTGCGTGCTGGGCTGGTTGCTGGCGCTGGGAGTGGGCCGTTGCTGGAGCAGCCTCAGAGCCTGAGATTTGGGAGTGATGCTCTGTATTTGTGAGCGTGCAGTTCTTGGTGGGTAAGTGCTGTAGCTCGATTGGGTGCGTTGTTTTGAGCTGGCGCAGAGGGATCGAGTTCCAGTTCGAGCATTATCAGAGTCTGAACTGCGGTTAGGCTGCAGTCTTGTGGAGGTTCATGATGCAAAAGCGCCAGTTTCTCGCCACCGCAGCTTCGCTGACGGCATTGTCATCAACGCCCTGGCTCGCGGGCTGTGCTTGGCGTCGTACCAAGACGGTGGTCAAGCCTGCCGAGCTGATCTATTACGGTGGCCCGATTCTCACCATGAATGACGCACAGCCTCAGGTGGAGGCCGTGGCCGTTAGTGGCGGGGTGATTACCGCCATCGGCTCGCTGCCGGAGCTGGAGGCCTTGCGCGGTCCCGCTACGCGCATGGTGGACTTGCAGGGGCGCACGCTGATTCCGGGCTTTGTGGATCCGCACAGCCATATCGGCGGCGTGGGGCTGCAGGCCATTTCTGCCAATCTGCTGCCACCGCCTGATGGCGGCAATGCCTCTATCGCCGACTTGCAGCAGACGCTGCGCGAGTACATCCAGACCTCGCCCGAGGTCAAGCAACTGGGCATCGTGCTGGGTTTTGGCTATGACGATTCCCAGCTCCAGGAGCGGCGTCATCCCACACGTGACGACCTTGATGCCGTTTCGCGTGATTTGCCGATTGCCGTGATTCATCAGTCAGGGCATTTCGGTGCACTCAATTCTGCGGCCTTGGCCCGTGCCGGCATCGGCCCCGGCACTCCCAATCCAGAGGGCGGCGTGATCCGCCGCCGTGCGGGCAGCCCGGTGCCCAACGGGGTGCTGGAGGAGAACGCCTTCTTCCACAGCCTGGGCCGGATCATGCCCAAACTCACCCTTGAGCAATCCATGGACTGGCTGGAAAAAGCCCAGCAGCTTTATCTGGAGTTCGGCTACACCACGGTGCAGGACGGACGCTCCGATGCGGGAGCCATTGCCTCGGCCATGGCGGCTGCCGAGTCGCGCCGGCTGGTCATCGACGTGGTGTCCTATCCCGACATCCTGCAGCTGGGGGACGGCGCGCTGGCCAACAATCTCAGGTTCAGCCGCAGCTATACCAACCGCTTCCGCATTGGCGGCGTCAAGCTCACGCTCGACGGCTCGCCCCAGGGCAAGACAGCCTGGCTGACCGAGCCCTATCTGGTGCCGCCTGATGGTCAGCAGCCCGGTTATCGGGGCTATGGGGTGCTCAGTGATGCCAGGGCCAACGAGCAGGTGGCCAGGGCCATCCACAACGGCTGGCAGATTCTTGTGCATGGCAACGGCGATGCGGCGATCGACCAGTTCATCGCCGCTGTGCGTGCCAGCGGCCCCGTGGAGCAGGCGCGTGCCGTGCGCCCGGTGCTGATCCATGGCCAGACGCTGCGGCGCGACCAGGTGAGCCAGCTCAAGGAGCTGGGCATCTTCCCGTCGCTGTTTCCCATGCATACCTTCTACTGGGGCGACTGGCACCATGATTCGGTGCTCGGCGATCCACGCGCGCAGAACATCTCGCCGACTGGCTGGGTGCTGGGCGAGGGCATGGTGTTCACGTCTCATCACGACGCGCCTGTGGCCCTGCCGTCGTCGATGCGTGTGCTCGATGCCACGGTGAATCGCACGACGCGTTCGGGCCGTGTGCTGGGACCCGAGCATCGCGTCTCGCCCTGGGTGGCGCTCAAGGCGCAGACCATCTGGTCGGCCTACCAGCATTTCGAGGAAGACCGCAAGGGCTCCATCGAGGTCGGCAAGCTGGCCGACCTGGCCGTTCTGTCGGACAACCCGCTGACTGTGCCGCCGCATCAGCTTGCCAGCCTGCAGGTGCTGGAGACCATCAAGGAAGGGCGCAGGGTATACAAGCGTGCTCTCTGATGCTCCTTATTTGAGAGCGTTGATCGTTTTGTCGGTAAGCGATTTGGCGTATTTTGATGCGGTTTTCATGCATCACGCGAGCCTATCAAGGCGCGCAAAGCGTGCTCCAGTTGCCGGGCGTTCTCATGCACCAGCTGCCATTCGGGCTGCTGCACTGGCTCAGGTGCCGGTGGCGCAGGGCAGTCATCCATGGTCGCCAGAGGATCATCGGCCTTGAGGGCAACCACGGTGGGTTGGTTGGCCAGATCCAGACAGGCATGCGTCAGCCAGCGGCAGTAGTCCGCCATTGCCGCAGGTGGTGGCTTCCCGGTGTGGGCGGTGGCGCGATTCAGGCTTTCGGCCAGCAGCAGAGCCGTGGCATAGACGCGCACGGCATGGCGGTCATAGCGACGGGTGACAAAGGCCAGCCTCTCTGCATTGAGCCGTCCGCGCAGGGACCAGCGGCGCGAGGAATGGGCCTGGCCTACGGCGGCGCGCAGGGCAGCCAGTGATTCATGGGCCAGTGATAGCTGGCCGAGAGCGGTTTCTGCGGCATCGGCTTTTTGCTGCTGACAGGCCTTGAGAATCAGATCCAGACCGTTGGCAAGCTGCTTGAGAAAGATCGAGGCGGCCCGGCCCATATCCTTGATGGGGTTGGAGGTCAGCAACACCTGGCTGAAGACAAGTCCGACCGCTGCACCGACCGTGACATCCAGCAGACGGGCTCCGCCCGCCATGCTGGGGCCGAGCACCAGCACCAGAATCACCGAGACCCCGGCTTGAATCGGCACCACGGGCGCGGGGCCGATGATGGCGCCGAGCAGGATGGAGAGGAATGCGCCAAGACTCATGCGCAGCAACAGATGCTGCTCGGGCAACTGCCACAGCAGATCACCGATCACGATGCCCAGTGTGCAGCCTATGAGTAGACTGCGCGCCTGTTTCAGATGGCTGGGCAGTCCCGGTGCGAGGCAGATCACGGCGGTGACCACGGCGAAGGCGGGCTTGGGATGGCCCCAAAGCTGTTGGGCGATGACCCAGGCCAGCATGCTGGCCAGTGCAGCGGCAATCGCATCACGCAGGGCCAGCCTGGCCCGCGATGGAAAAGTGGTCTTGGCACGGCGCCAGGCCAGCATGAACGGGGTGCTCCAGCGCAATCTCAAACTCCTTGTTATGGCGGTCGATCAGACTCTGATCCAAGGATGTTAGAGGGCTCTATGAGATCGCCCTGTGGGAAATACGCCACGCAACCCGAAAATGCAGTCCAGCGGATCAGTCTGCCGAGTCGTCGTACTGCGGCGGGGTCTTGCGAAAGCCACTGGTGATGATGGCCAGATAGGCAAGGCCGATACTGCCCCAGATGAGGCCCGAGCTCAGCGAGCTGGGCTCCACCTCCAGCCACATGGCGCCTACGCTGATGAAGCCCAGCACCGGGGTGACAAGATAGCGCAGCAGGTCGCCCGGGCTGTGCCAGCGGCCCTGGCGCCACATATATTCGACCAGCACCGACAGATTGACAAAACTGAAAGCCGTCAGCGCGCCGAAGCTGATCAGGGCGACCACATATTCCAGGCTCAGAAAGCCAGCGGTCAGCGCCACCGCGCCCACCAGCACAATGTTGTAGGACGGCGTGAAGGACTTGGGGCTGATGTGGCCGAAGAAGCGCTGGTGGATCACGCCGTCGCGGCCCATCACATACATCAGGCGAGATACACCAGCGTGAGCCGCGATGCCCGAGGCCATGACGGTGACGATGGCAAATGACAGCACCACTGACTTGAACAGCGCGCCGCCCACCAGATGGAGGATCTCGGGCTGGGTTTCGTCCACGGCCTCGAAGTACTGACCGGGGTCGCCGGGGAAATAGAGCTGCAGAAAATACGTGGCCACGATGAAGATCAGGCCGGAAATCAGCGCCGTCAGAAAAATGGCCTTGGGCAGGGTGTTTCGGGTGTCGTGAGTTTCTTCGGCCAGTGAGCTCAGCGAGTCGAACCCCGTGAACGAAAAGCAGAGAATGGTGGCTCCCGTAATCAGCGCGCCGATTTCGGCCTGGGCGCTCCAGAAGGGCGACAGCGTCCACGGGCCCTGGCCGCCATGTTCGGCAATCGCGCCCAGGGCATTGCGGCCTGCATGCAGATCGCGCCAGACCATGCAGGTGAAGATGGCGATGATGAGCAGTTGGAAGAAGACGATCAAGCCATTGAAATGGGCGACAAAGCGAATGCCGCGCAGATTCACACAGACCATCAGCGCGGTCAGGCCGACGATCCAGACCCAGTGGTTGACCTCGGGG
This region of Comamonas thiooxydans genomic DNA includes:
- a CDS encoding APC family permease — encoded protein: MTALTDRPPLSASTTSPARLQKTLLLWHVVIIGLAYIQPMTLLDTFGMVSRDSLQHVPSSYFVALLAVLLTSLSYGHMIRRYPSSGSAYTYAQKAIHPNVGFMVGWSSLLDYLLSPMVNILLARIYLASMFPEVNHWVWIVGLTALMVCVNLRGIRFVAHFNGLIVFFQLLIIAIFTCMVWRDLHAGRNALGAIAEHGGQGPWTLSPFWSAQAEIGALITGATILCFSFTGFDSLSSLAEETHDTRNTLPKAIFLTALISGLIFIVATYFLQLYFPGDPGQYFEAVDETQPEILHLVGGALFKSVVLSFAIVTVMASGIAAHAGVSRLMYVMGRDGVIHQRFFGHISPKSFTPSYNIVLVGAVALTAGFLSLEYVVALISFGALTAFSFVNLSVLVEYMWRQGRWHSPGDLLRYLVTPVLGFISVGAMWLEVEPSSLSSGLIWGSIGLAYLAIITSGFRKTPPQYDDSAD
- a CDS encoding aromatic acid exporter family protein, with amino-acid sequence MRWSTPFMLAWRRAKTTFPSRARLALRDAIAAALASMLAWVIAQQLWGHPKPAFAVVTAVICLAPGLPSHLKQARSLLIGCTLGIVIGDLLWQLPEQHLLLRMSLGAFLSILLGAIIGPAPVVPIQAGVSVILVLVLGPSMAGGARLLDVTVGAAVGLVFSQVLLTSNPIKDMGRAASIFLKQLANGLDLILKACQQQKADAAETALGQLSLAHESLAALRAAVGQAHSSRRWSLRGRLNAERLAFVTRRYDRHAVRVYATALLLAESLNRATAHTGKPPPAAMADYCRWLTHACLDLANQPTVVALKADDPLATMDDCPAPPAPEPVQQPEWQLVHENARQLEHALRALIGSRDA
- a CDS encoding amidohydrolase, with protein sequence MQKRQFLATAASLTALSSTPWLAGCAWRRTKTVVKPAELIYYGGPILTMNDAQPQVEAVAVSGGVITAIGSLPELEALRGPATRMVDLQGRTLIPGFVDPHSHIGGVGLQAISANLLPPPDGGNASIADLQQTLREYIQTSPEVKQLGIVLGFGYDDSQLQERRHPTRDDLDAVSRDLPIAVIHQSGHFGALNSAALARAGIGPGTPNPEGGVIRRRAGSPVPNGVLEENAFFHSLGRIMPKLTLEQSMDWLEKAQQLYLEFGYTTVQDGRSDAGAIASAMAAAESRRLVIDVVSYPDILQLGDGALANNLRFSRSYTNRFRIGGVKLTLDGSPQGKTAWLTEPYLVPPDGQQPGYRGYGVLSDARANEQVARAIHNGWQILVHGNGDAAIDQFIAAVRASGPVEQARAVRPVLIHGQTLRRDQVSQLKELGIFPSLFPMHTFYWGDWHHDSVLGDPRAQNISPTGWVLGEGMVFTSHHDAPVALPSSMRVLDATVNRTTRSGRVLGPEHRVSPWVALKAQTIWSAYQHFEEDRKGSIEVGKLADLAVLSDNPLTVPPHQLASLQVLETIKEGRRVYKRAL